One segment of Tamlana crocina DNA contains the following:
- a CDS encoding cellulase family glycosylhydrolase codes for MVGLNKNIMRTILIASYIMLVALIISGVSAIFSYLNTGADRSSMLHTEIKKVEQYLAKMDWAPLQNEGRPMDDENLKSIENDYLDAWYVRHVAYKSNKTAGIKDYYTESARENLFNIIERNKAENITIESTTLEHHPILEFFSEDGQLAVITDKDVVEYKRIFKAKKLVLETTETATYKMVLLLEDGFWRIRHLVKEHAETRSESSQTASVDGLHIKGINYYPQASPWDMFGEKFHKDTISKDFKIIKETGLNSVRIFVQYDDFGKAAVKPEKLEKLKQTLDAAEENKLKVVLTLFDFYGDYSVLNWTLNQRHAETIVNAVKNHGALLAYDIKNEPNLDFESRGQDNVMAWLEHMIDLVKSVDSRHPVTIGWSNTESATLLKDKVDFVSIHYYDDLNTLDSAVKALKTEIPNKPIVLQEFGLSSYRGLWKPFGSTEEDQANYHKKAQEIIANNDLQFMSWTLYDFAEVPKEVVGRLPWRKRVQGYFGFINQNGETKPAFRYIAKK; via the coding sequence ATGGTAGGTCTTAATAAAAATATAATGCGTACCATTTTAATAGCTTCCTACATTATGCTTGTAGCCTTAATCATTTCGGGCGTTAGCGCCATTTTCAGTTACCTCAATACCGGTGCCGACCGCAGCAGCATGCTACATACCGAAATTAAAAAAGTAGAACAATATCTCGCCAAAATGGACTGGGCTCCTTTACAAAACGAAGGCCGCCCCATGGACGACGAAAACCTCAAGTCTATTGAAAACGATTATTTAGATGCTTGGTACGTGAGGCATGTGGCCTATAAAAGCAATAAAACTGCAGGTATAAAAGATTACTACACCGAAAGTGCCCGAGAAAACTTGTTTAACATTATTGAGCGTAATAAAGCTGAAAACATCACTATTGAATCTACTACACTAGAACACCATCCGATTTTAGAGTTTTTTAGTGAAGATGGGCAATTAGCTGTGATTACCGATAAGGATGTAGTAGAATACAAGCGAATTTTCAAAGCCAAAAAACTGGTTTTGGAAACCACCGAAACAGCCACTTATAAAATGGTTCTACTCTTAGAAGATGGCTTTTGGCGCATTCGGCATTTGGTAAAAGAACATGCTGAAACTAGAAGTGAAAGCAGCCAAACGGCCTCGGTTGACGGACTTCACATTAAAGGCATTAATTATTATCCGCAGGCAAGTCCATGGGATATGTTTGGTGAAAAATTTCATAAAGACACCATTTCAAAAGACTTTAAAATTATTAAAGAAACTGGTTTAAATTCAGTGCGCATTTTTGTGCAATACGATGACTTTGGAAAGGCAGCCGTAAAACCCGAAAAACTTGAAAAACTAAAACAAACCTTAGATGCAGCCGAGGAGAATAAGCTCAAAGTGGTTTTGACACTCTTCGATTTTTATGGTGATTATTCGGTGCTGAATTGGACTCTCAATCAGCGGCATGCCGAAACCATTGTCAACGCCGTAAAAAATCACGGCGCTTTATTGGCTTACGATATTAAAAATGAACCCAACTTAGATTTTGAGTCTAGAGGTCAGGATAACGTAATGGCTTGGCTAGAACATATGATAGATTTAGTAAAATCGGTTGATAGCCGTCACCCTGTTACCATTGGTTGGTCGAATACCGAAAGCGCTACGCTTTTAAAGGACAAAGTAGATTTTGTGTCCATTCATTATTATGATGATTTAAACACTTTAGATAGTGCTGTGAAAGCATTAAAAACCGAAATACCCAATAAACCTATTGTTCTTCAAGAGTTCGGTTTATCGTCTTACAGAGGTTTATGGAAGCCATTTGGGAGCACCGAAGAAGACCAGGCCAATTACCATAAAAAAGCCCAAGAAATAATTGCAAACAATGATTTACAATTTATGTCTTGGACTTTATACGATTTTGCTGAAGTACCAAAGGAAGTCGTTGGACGACTCCCTTGGCGTAAACGGGTTCAAGGGTATTTTGGTTTTATAAACCAAAATGGAGAGACTAAACCCGCCTTCAGGTACATAGCTAAAAAATAG
- a CDS encoding glycosyltransferase, with protein sequence MKLAIVTAYPPSKVTLNEYAYHLVKQFRQQQAVSELVLLTDKTEEAKDIQFTEDGCKITVKECWKFNSYANILSVSKAIRKTKPDAVLFNLQFMKFGDKKVAAALGLMLPLVCKIKRIPNVVLLHNILEEVDLGSAGFTNNKLMQKVYGFIGSSLTRLILQADTVAVTMQKYVDILQKKYNANNVKLIPHGTFEIAKEPNYQIATSPMQIMTFGKFGTYKKVEGMIEAVEQVRKRTGLDLEVVIAGTDNPNVPGYLAKVQEDYNHVPQVRFTGYVEESDVPKLFNESAVVVFPYTSTTGSSGVLHQAGSYGKAVVMPDLGDLALLVKDEGYQGEFFEPTSVDSLANAIDAIVTNETYRIQLGQANYKAATAFPMEKITEMYLNAFYDIIVKQSKLSGSITKEAIF encoded by the coding sequence ATGAAACTGGCTATAGTAACCGCATACCCCCCAAGTAAAGTTACTTTAAATGAGTATGCCTACCATCTCGTAAAACAGTTTAGACAACAACAAGCTGTTAGCGAATTAGTTTTATTGACTGATAAAACTGAAGAAGCAAAAGATATCCAATTTACCGAAGATGGTTGTAAAATTACAGTTAAGGAATGCTGGAAGTTTAATAGCTATGCCAATATTCTTAGCGTAAGCAAAGCCATTAGAAAAACGAAACCTGATGCGGTTTTGTTCAATTTGCAGTTTATGAAGTTCGGCGATAAAAAAGTGGCAGCGGCACTAGGGTTGATGTTGCCTTTGGTTTGTAAAATAAAACGAATCCCTAATGTGGTTTTGCTGCACAATATTTTGGAAGAAGTTGATTTAGGGAGTGCCGGCTTTACCAACAATAAATTAATGCAGAAAGTATACGGTTTCATTGGTAGCTCGTTAACACGACTCATTCTTCAGGCCGATACCGTTGCAGTTACCATGCAAAAATACGTTGACATTTTACAAAAGAAGTACAACGCAAATAACGTAAAATTAATTCCTCACGGCACTTTTGAAATTGCTAAAGAACCTAATTACCAAATTGCGACATCGCCAATGCAAATCATGACTTTCGGTAAGTTTGGAACTTACAAAAAAGTTGAAGGCATGATTGAAGCTGTAGAACAAGTGCGTAAACGTACTGGTTTGGATTTGGAGGTGGTCATCGCCGGAACCGATAACCCTAACGTACCAGGGTATTTGGCAAAGGTGCAGGAAGATTACAACCATGTACCACAGGTTAGGTTTACGGGTTATGTTGAAGAAAGCGACGTTCCTAAATTATTTAATGAAAGTGCGGTGGTGGTGTTTCCATATACATCCACTACAGGAAGCTCTGGTGTGCTACACCAAGCAGGAAGTTATGGTAAAGCCGTAGTGATGCCAGATTTAGGCGATTTAGCCCTATTGGTGAAAGATGAAGGTTATCAAGGTGAATTTTTCGAGCCTACTTCGGTGGATAGTTTAGCCAATGCTATTGACGCGATTGTAACCAACGAAACCTATAGAATACAATTGGGCCAAGCCAACTACAAAGCTGCAACGGCATTCCCTATGGAAAAAATTACTGAAATGTATTTAAATGCATTCTACGATATTATTGTGAAACAATCAAAATTGAGCGGATCGATAACCAAGGAAGCTATTTTTTAG
- a CDS encoding oligosaccharide flippase family protein, translating to MQLIASLKSKKITPEQLFMLSVLTVNGGNYLYNLILGRVLGPAQFADAAVLITFLLVLSFVAMTFQLVTAKFSVIFENSMFSNFISKVYQKAIVVGLILGALIVVFSGALQNVFNTSSSNMFVVFGIGVPLYFIMSVNRGVFQGKKAFKQLSITYQAEMLSRLFITLGLIFLFSLQSSVIIAFGILISFAFGLIPFKTEHISFKKTFLDKAQSKQIRNFFVLTAFYELTQIIINNSDILLVKHYFESYEAGLYASLALIGRIVYFIAWMFVMLLLPTVVQLEKEGKETAPILFKYVGYIAGIATLIIIGCALFPETAITLLFGDSYLAMAPLLWKYALATGMFAVSNIFAYYYLSLDQYVPVIISGVFGMLQMGLVVFFHDSLEEVVHMQIIAMVMLLGIQVIFFRWNVAQKAKKELV from the coding sequence ATGCAATTGATAGCCTCTTTAAAATCGAAAAAAATAACGCCCGAGCAGCTTTTTATGCTCAGCGTATTGACCGTTAACGGCGGAAACTACTTGTACAATCTTATTTTAGGCCGTGTACTTGGGCCAGCCCAGTTTGCCGATGCAGCCGTGTTAATTACTTTTTTATTGGTACTGTCGTTTGTGGCCATGACTTTTCAATTGGTTACAGCGAAGTTTTCGGTGATTTTTGAAAACAGCATGTTTTCTAATTTCATATCAAAAGTGTACCAAAAAGCCATTGTTGTTGGCTTAATTTTAGGCGCTTTGATCGTAGTGTTTTCTGGCGCGTTACAAAACGTGTTCAATACATCGTCATCAAACATGTTTGTGGTTTTTGGTATTGGTGTGCCGTTGTACTTTATTATGAGCGTAAACCGCGGTGTTTTCCAAGGAAAAAAAGCTTTCAAACAGCTTTCTATTACTTATCAAGCTGAAATGTTGAGCCGATTGTTTATTACATTAGGCCTGATTTTTCTGTTCAGTTTACAGTCTTCAGTAATTATTGCATTCGGTATTTTAATTTCGTTTGCATTCGGACTCATACCGTTTAAAACCGAACATATTTCATTCAAGAAAACATTTTTAGATAAAGCACAAAGTAAACAAATCAGGAACTTTTTTGTACTGACCGCCTTTTATGAATTAACGCAAATTATTATTAACAATAGCGACATTTTATTGGTTAAGCATTATTTTGAATCGTACGAAGCAGGATTGTATGCTTCGTTGGCGCTAATTGGGCGGATTGTTTACTTTATCGCTTGGATGTTTGTTATGCTGCTGTTGCCCACTGTAGTACAGCTCGAAAAGGAAGGCAAAGAAACGGCTCCCATTTTGTTTAAATATGTGGGCTACATTGCCGGTATTGCCACCCTGATTATAATTGGGTGCGCTTTGTTCCCAGAAACGGCGATAACACTTTTGTTCGGCGACAGCTACTTGGCCATGGCGCCTTTGCTTTGGAAATATGCTTTGGCAACTGGTATGTTCGCCGTTTCCAACATTTTTGCCTACTACTACTTATCGTTAGACCAATACGTTCCGGTAATCATTTCTGGCGTGTTTGGTATGCTGCAAATGGGCTTGGTAGTGTTTTTCCACGATAGTTTAGAGGAGGTGGTCCATATGCAGATTATAGCCATGGTGATGCTGCTTGGCATTCAGGTTATTTTCTTTAGATGGAATGTGGCGCAAAAGGCGAAAAAAGAGCTCGTCTAA
- a CDS encoding STAS domain-containing protein has product MALKIKQIKDVFMVEGTIISDTVKQFKNHLEFLIIYSKALTINIDAVTSIDKDGMKAIEELYKMALTYKKPFTIVGYGCKEIYEDILVNDAA; this is encoded by the coding sequence ATGGCATTAAAAATTAAACAAATAAAAGATGTTTTCATGGTGGAAGGTACCATAATCTCCGATACCGTTAAGCAATTTAAAAACCATTTAGAATTCCTTATTATTTATTCTAAAGCATTGACCATAAATATTGATGCTGTAACTTCAATTGATAAAGATGGCATGAAGGCTATTGAAGAATTGTATAAGATGGCTTTAACTTATAAAAAACCGTTTACCATTGTGGGCTATGGTTGCAAGGAAATTTATGAAGACATTCTAGTGAATGATGCCGCATAA
- a CDS encoding tetratricopeptide repeat protein: MTVKSIALFTLFLLVNLAFAQHMQKGFNYLEKGNYPKAETYFKNILNNHPENKTARLCYGRAVGLNGNAQQAEQLFIDLLKDFPNDFEVKLNYGESLLWNKKYPQAKNYFKGLIDEDAKSFPALLSYANTLSNLKEYQDALVFVDKALEVSPENPNALTSKKYIYLGYAYQKQQAQQYDEAEHLLKENLKLFDNDKDTLINLANLYLIANRLEDAEATYNILAQNPENKLLSLNGLALVAHLNGKEKTALKFSEKAFLSLTEDTDQNLIKATTERYAQALIWNKKFKQADQLISQLIEKHPNKNWVLALRATLNIYKSDFKKSVADYNQILINDSTSFDGNLGKANTLKALGIYDGAYQSAENTLKFYDKQKDASQFIKDLNTNFTPFYEAKASYSFDNGNNEAFSVQNSVEFPMSIKFKMMGSYNYRITNNTVTNNKATSNNLSLGLAYQLLPNVIFKGTAGVSSAKAATEDYTQLLADVSFNIKPLKLQVLDVGYKREIQSFNADLLDREIVMNNIYANYNLSTNFNLGWFTQYFYTWQNDDNSRNLLFTSLYYNILSKPALKAGLNYQYITFKNQVPSIYFSPEKFNAGEVFINLIKNEVITKPKAWFYELTAATGLQYIEDDSSQSTYRAQGKLGYKFSNRCMANLFGTRSNIASATAAGFTYTELGLRFKWYLFDTPIFRFRK, translated from the coding sequence ATGACCGTCAAATCCATTGCCCTATTTACGCTATTTCTATTGGTTAATTTGGCCTTTGCACAACACATGCAGAAAGGCTTTAACTATTTGGAAAAAGGCAATTACCCCAAAGCTGAAACCTATTTTAAGAACATCTTAAACAACCACCCTGAAAATAAAACAGCACGATTGTGTTACGGCCGCGCCGTGGGTTTAAACGGCAACGCGCAACAGGCAGAACAGCTTTTTATTGATTTGCTGAAAGATTTCCCCAATGACTTCGAGGTAAAATTGAATTACGGCGAATCCTTGCTCTGGAACAAAAAATACCCTCAAGCAAAAAACTATTTTAAAGGTTTAATTGATGAAGATGCGAAAAGTTTCCCGGCACTTTTAAGCTATGCCAATACGCTATCCAACTTAAAGGAATACCAAGATGCCCTTGTTTTTGTTGACAAGGCTTTGGAAGTATCACCTGAAAATCCCAATGCACTCACATCGAAAAAGTATATTTATTTGGGGTATGCTTACCAAAAGCAACAGGCTCAACAATACGATGAAGCAGAACATCTTTTGAAAGAAAATTTGAAGCTTTTTGATAATGATAAAGACACTTTAATCAACTTGGCCAACTTATATTTAATCGCCAACCGGTTGGAAGATGCCGAAGCCACGTACAATATTTTGGCTCAAAATCCTGAAAACAAATTGCTTTCTTTAAACGGTTTGGCACTCGTAGCCCATTTAAACGGTAAAGAAAAAACAGCTTTAAAGTTCAGTGAGAAAGCATTTTTAAGTTTGACTGAAGACACCGACCAGAATTTAATAAAAGCCACCACCGAGCGCTACGCACAAGCTTTAATTTGGAACAAAAAATTTAAACAGGCCGACCAACTCATCTCCCAATTAATTGAAAAACACCCTAACAAAAATTGGGTATTGGCATTACGCGCCACCTTAAACATCTATAAAAGTGATTTCAAAAAAAGTGTGGCCGACTACAACCAAATTTTGATTAACGATAGCACCTCGTTTGATGGCAATCTGGGCAAAGCCAATACGTTAAAAGCCCTCGGTATTTATGACGGTGCTTACCAATCGGCCGAAAACACGCTAAAGTTTTACGACAAACAAAAAGATGCCTCACAATTTATAAAAGATTTAAACACCAATTTTACACCGTTTTACGAAGCCAAAGCCAGTTACAGTTTTGACAACGGCAACAACGAAGCATTTTCGGTACAAAATTCGGTTGAATTTCCCATGTCCATAAAATTCAAAATGATGGGAAGCTATAATTACAGAATCACCAACAATACAGTAACTAACAACAAAGCCACCTCGAATAATTTGTCGTTGGGCCTCGCCTATCAATTGTTGCCCAATGTAATTTTTAAGGGAACGGCTGGTGTTTCTTCTGCAAAAGCAGCAACCGAAGACTACACGCAACTCCTAGCCGATGTATCTTTCAACATAAAACCGTTAAAACTCCAAGTGCTCGATGTGGGCTATAAACGTGAAATACAAAGTTTTAATGCCGATTTATTAGATCGCGAGATTGTAATGAACAATATTTACGCGAATTACAACCTCAGCACCAACTTCAATTTGGGCTGGTTTACACAATATTTTTATACCTGGCAGAATGATGACAATAGCCGCAATTTACTATTCACCTCGCTATACTATAATATTTTGAGCAAACCTGCGCTAAAAGCCGGACTCAATTACCAATATATTACGTTTAAAAACCAAGTGCCCAGTATTTACTTTTCTCCGGAAAAATTCAATGCTGGTGAGGTATTTATAAACCTGATTAAAAACGAAGTAATCACCAAACCCAAAGCCTGGTTTTATGAATTAACAGCAGCAACTGGTTTACAATATATTGAAGACGATAGCAGCCAAAGCACCTACCGAGCGCAAGGTAAACTAGGCTATAAATTTTCAAATCGCTGTATGGCCAACCTGTTTGGCACCCGAAGTAATATTGCCTCGGCCACCGCTGCCGGTTTTACCTATACCGAACTTGGTCTCCGTTTTAAATGGTATTTGTTTGACACACCGATTTTTAGGTTTAGGAAATAA
- a CDS encoding DUF5677 domain-containing protein yields MYKSIEDILPREQNEVKAELNKLSSSIDNTVDFGTHLLKWQADKMKRGDDHLVPILFFRNILELADAISILIKNSSIDPAKPLLRSLLENSFGLEYLLEDDKKNRALSYNVWIAHKDLKFFEKLNANSQVGKQFFNVIKKDKHVQEIKSNKELIEFGKRNSEELLKLSIYQKIEEEYQRTNAIRKNPKWFALFDGPCDIEQLAKKLNHHTLYEVVYRMLSDNVHATDLMKSKLVPGKNGQTDIIQIRFPKDAQNITVYTLNILLMTYLTFYQKELPERKDDFTKWYSSFQPTFKELREKELFNIKL; encoded by the coding sequence ATGTACAAATCGATAGAAGATATTCTTCCTAGGGAACAAAATGAGGTAAAAGCTGAATTAAATAAGCTTTCATCTTCTATTGATAATACAGTTGATTTCGGAACGCACTTATTAAAATGGCAAGCAGATAAAATGAAAAGAGGTGACGACCATTTGGTACCAATACTTTTCTTTAGAAATATATTAGAATTAGCAGACGCGATTTCAATTCTAATAAAAAACTCTTCCATAGACCCAGCAAAACCACTTCTTCGTTCATTACTAGAAAACTCATTTGGATTAGAATATCTACTTGAGGATGATAAAAAGAACAGAGCTTTATCATACAATGTTTGGATTGCACATAAAGATTTGAAGTTCTTTGAAAAATTAAATGCTAACAGCCAAGTTGGAAAGCAGTTTTTCAATGTGATTAAAAAAGACAAGCACGTTCAAGAAATTAAAAGCAATAAAGAGTTAATAGAATTTGGTAAAAGAAATTCAGAGGAACTTTTAAAACTATCTATTTATCAAAAAATTGAGGAGGAATATCAAAGAACTAACGCTATTCGGAAAAACCCCAAATGGTTTGCTCTATTTGACGGACCTTGTGATATTGAACAACTAGCAAAAAAATTAAACCATCATACACTTTACGAAGTAGTTTATAGAATGCTCTCTGACAATGTCCACGCAACTGATTTAATGAAGAGCAAACTTGTTCCAGGAAAGAATGGACAAACTGATATAATTCAAATTAGGTTTCCAAAAGATGCTCAAAATATCACTGTCTATACTCTAAACATATTGCTTATGACATATTTAACCTTTTATCAAAAAGAATTACCAGAAAGGAAAGACGATTTTACGAAATGGTATTCGAGTTTTCAACCAACTTTTAAGGAATTAAGGGAAAAAGAGTTATTTAATATAAAGTTATAA
- a CDS encoding NAD(P)H-dependent oxidoreductase, which produces MSKRIALIIGHPDKESYNFALAKAYKKGAESSGFEIREIIIQDLNFNPNLQFGYRKRTDLEPDLLKSQEILKWANHLVWVYPVWWGSVPAIMKGFLDRVLLPGFAFSKRKDSLWWDKHFTDKSARLICTLDQPSWYYKWFYSSPSHKAMKKLTLNFIGVKKVRTTTIGPIRLSKENFREKWLIKVEKLGQMAK; this is translated from the coding sequence ATGAGTAAACGTATAGCACTAATAATTGGTCATCCAGATAAAGAAAGTTACAATTTCGCTTTAGCGAAAGCTTACAAAAAAGGAGCTGAATCATCAGGTTTTGAAATTCGAGAAATCATTATTCAAGATTTAAATTTTAATCCAAATCTTCAATTTGGCTATAGAAAAAGGACTGACCTTGAACCAGACTTATTAAAAAGTCAAGAAATATTAAAATGGGCAAATCATTTAGTTTGGGTTTATCCTGTTTGGTGGGGCTCAGTACCAGCAATTATGAAAGGCTTTTTAGATAGGGTTTTACTACCAGGTTTTGCATTTAGTAAAAGAAAAGATTCTTTATGGTGGGATAAACATTTCACAGATAAATCGGCAAGATTAATTTGCACATTAGACCAACCAAGTTGGTACTATAAATGGTTTTATTCAAGCCCTAGTCATAAGGCAATGAAAAAATTAACTCTTAATTTCATTGGAGTAAAAAAAGTAAGAACTACAACCATTGGTCCTATTAGACTATCTAAAGAAAATTTTAGAGAAAAATGGTTAATAAAAGTTGAAAAGCTAGGTCAAATGGCTAAATAA
- a CDS encoding Crp/Fnr family transcriptional regulator: MNIEKILNQIGEIYSPLSNECLQEFISNSELITYRKGDTVVKEGQYSKKAYLIIKGCARAYYLKDGKDISDWFAFENQFMASIVSFFSNEPSPHYVEFIENSIVLEFSKDTVDELSNKYHVFERFISKVVTETMLGLCERLHTIQFTKAEERYQNLISIYQDITQRIPLTHIASYLGITLETLSRIRNPKVRI, encoded by the coding sequence ATGAATATTGAAAAAATACTAAATCAAATTGGAGAGATTTACTCGCCATTATCCAATGAATGTTTACAAGAATTCATTTCTAACTCCGAACTAATTACTTACAGAAAAGGAGATACTGTTGTTAAAGAAGGGCAATATTCTAAAAAAGCATATTTAATTATTAAAGGTTGTGCAAGGGCTTATTATCTGAAAGATGGTAAAGACATTTCTGATTGGTTTGCCTTTGAAAATCAATTTATGGCCTCCATTGTCAGTTTTTTTAGCAACGAACCAAGTCCACACTACGTTGAGTTTATTGAGAATTCAATAGTTTTAGAGTTCTCAAAAGATACTGTTGATGAACTGTCTAACAAGTATCACGTTTTTGAACGGTTTATTAGTAAGGTAGTTACAGAAACTATGTTAGGACTTTGTGAAAGGTTACATACTATTCAATTTACTAAAGCAGAAGAAAGATATCAGAACTTAATAAGTATTTACCAAGATATTACACAACGTATCCCATTAACCCACATTGCTTCATATTTAGGCATTACGCTTGAAACATTAAGTCGAATTCGTAACCCTAAAGTTCGAATTTGA